From one Bacteroidota bacterium genomic stretch:
- a CDS encoding M23 family metallopeptidase yields MNICKSELKLIIFFIFIFALNSISAQEYPKDYFRSPVKIPIYLSGSFSELRTNHFHSGIDIKTNGQQGLKIVAVADGYVSRIRVSPYGFGNALYINHPNGFTSVYAHLSKFSDDIESFVKKNQYHKKKYAIQLYPSKNKFVFKKGELIGLSGNSGSSRGPHLHFEIRDTKSEWPINPLYFGLKITDEIKPEIRRIKLYPVNESFVVKVTYYGKNSTYSKFYHDEFVLRLSKSNGNYILRGVKNISVNGAFKLGIETYDKMNNSYSTLGVYNILLKVNDENIFEEKFNTFSFANSRYINAHIDYAEKVHKKKKIQRLFLLPNNKLPFYETINNNGEIITEFGKENQINIFVKDFSGNMSVLKFKISGEELKSNTKNLNDESYRKIFSVKEANYFYDDEINLFAFPNTFYDDLKFKYRPKEGNSNTYSKLHIIHKNDVPVHKRYILKIKTQNLPEKYKDKAYIAVKYGKNSFSYLGGKLENGWIETKVREFGTFCVVVDSVDAVIKALNFKNGSYVSSKKELKLKIYDKQSGISSYNGYIDGKWVLMEYDAKYNLLKHKFDSRTSSGKHSLKVVVKDNCGNKKVAEFEFVR; encoded by the coding sequence ATGAACATTTGCAAATCAGAATTGAAATTAATTATATTTTTTATATTTATTTTTGCATTAAATTCTATTTCAGCACAAGAATATCCAAAAGATTATTTTCGTAGTCCTGTAAAAATACCAATTTATCTTTCAGGTTCTTTTAGCGAGTTACGAACAAATCATTTTCATTCGGGAATTGATATAAAAACCAATGGACAGCAGGGATTAAAGATTGTTGCTGTTGCGGATGGATATGTTTCAAGGATAAGAGTTTCTCCTTACGGTTTTGGAAATGCTTTGTACATAAATCATCCAAATGGATTTACCTCTGTTTATGCTCATCTTTCAAAGTTTAGCGATGATATTGAAAGCTTTGTAAAAAAGAATCAATATCACAAAAAGAAATACGCTATTCAACTTTATCCTTCAAAGAATAAATTTGTTTTTAAAAAAGGTGAGTTGATTGGTTTATCAGGAAATTCAGGTAGTTCACGCGGTCCACATCTTCATTTTGAAATCAGAGATACAAAATCGGAATGGCCAATAAATCCTTTGTATTTCGGATTGAAAATAACTGACGAGATAAAGCCTGAAATAAGGAGGATAAAGCTTTATCCTGTTAACGAGAGTTTTGTTGTAAAAGTTACTTATTATGGAAAAAATTCAACTTATTCAAAATTTTATCATGATGAGTTTGTGTTACGGCTTTCAAAAAGTAATGGAAATTATATTTTAAGAGGAGTAAAAAATATTTCTGTAAATGGTGCTTTTAAACTTGGCATTGAGACTTATGACAAAATGAATAATTCATACAGTACTTTGGGGGTTTATAATATTTTGCTAAAAGTAAATGATGAAAATATTTTTGAAGAGAAATTTAATACTTTCAGTTTTGCAAATTCAAGGTATATAAATGCTCATATTGACTACGCTGAAAAAGTGCATAAAAAGAAAAAAATTCAAAGATTGTTTTTGTTACCAAATAACAAATTACCATTTTACGAAACAATAAATAATAATGGGGAAATAATTACTGAATTTGGAAAAGAAAATCAAATAAATATTTTTGTTAAAGATTTTTCGGGAAATATGTCGGTGCTTAAATTTAAAATAAGTGGCGAAGAATTGAAAAGTAATACGAAGAACTTAAATGATGAAAGTTACAGGAAAATATTTAGCGTTAAGGAAGCAAATTATTTTTATGATGATGAGATAAATTTATTTGCTTTCCCAAATACTTTTTATGATGATTTGAAATTTAAATATCGTCCAAAAGAAGGGAATAGTAACACTTATTCAAAACTACATATAATTCACAAAAATGATGTTCCTGTTCATAAAAGATATATTTTAAAAATAAAAACGCAGAATCTCCCTGAGAAATATAAAGACAAAGCCTACATAGCTGTAAAATACGGGAAAAATTCTTTTAGCTATTTGGGTGGTAAATTAGAAAATGGATGGATAGAAACTAAGGTTCGTGAATTTGGAACTTTTTGTGTTGTTGTGGATTCTGTTGATGCAGTTATTAAAGCATTAAATTTTAAAAATGGAAGTTATGTTTCATCAAAAAAGGAACTAAAGTTAAAAATTTATGACAAGCAATCGGGGATAAGTTCATACAATGGATATATTGACGGCAAGTGGGTTTTGATGGAATATGATGCAAAATACAATCTTTTAAAACATAAATTTGATAGCAGAACATCAAGCGGAAAACACAGTTTAAAAGTTGTTGTAAAAGATAATTGTGGAAATAAAAAAGTTGCTGAGTTTGAATTTGTTAGGTAA
- a CDS encoding fumarylacetoacetate hydrolase family protein, with product MKIICIGRNYVKHVEELKNVVAKKPAIFLKPDTALLDKNDDFKIPDFSKNIHHEIEIVLKISKEGKNIKKEEALNYFNELSVGIDFTARDIQDELKEKSLSWEISKAFDGAAVVGDFVSKKTIFDLKDINFSLTKNSLVVQKGSTKEMIFDFAFIISYISKYFTLKPGDLIFTGTPQGVAKVEKNDVLKGFLETNKLFELKVK from the coding sequence ATGAAGATAATCTGCATTGGAAGAAATTATGTGAAGCATGTTGAGGAGTTAAAGAATGTTGTAGCAAAAAAACCTGCTATATTTTTAAAACCCGATACTGCTTTATTAGACAAAAACGATGATTTTAAAATTCCCGATTTTTCAAAAAATATTCATCACGAAATAGAAATTGTTTTAAAAATCAGTAAAGAAGGGAAAAATATTAAGAAGGAAGAAGCATTAAATTATTTTAATGAATTAAGTGTGGGAATTGATTTTACAGCTCGAGATATTCAAGATGAATTGAAAGAGAAAAGCTTAAGTTGGGAAATTTCCAAAGCATTTGATGGTGCGGCTGTTGTTGGGGATTTTGTGTCAAAAAAAACAATTTTTGATTTAAAGGATATTAATTTTTCTTTAACAAAAAATTCTTTAGTTGTACAAAAGGGAAGTACTAAGGAAATGATTTTTGACTTTGCTTTTATCATTTCGTACATTTCAAAATATTTTACTTTAAAGCCCGGAGATTTAATTTTTACAGGTACTCCCCAAGGTGTTGCCAAGGTTGAAAAAAATGATGTTTTAAAAGGTTTTTTAGAAACTAATAAATTATTTGAGCTAAAGGTTAAGTAA